Proteins from one Leptonema illini DSM 21528 genomic window:
- a CDS encoding NAD-dependent epimerase — protein sequence MKKWNVLMAGGSGLVGTAATQLLLADPRRSELYSILRKPAPSGVQRIALDSLEQTTLPNIDVVCIALGTTIKKAGSQQAFRQVDYDLVLTVAQKARQSGARRCVVITALGSDAKSSIFYNRVKGEVEQALQAMGFEQLVILRPSLLLGDRQESRTGESLGQLVAPLLSPFLIGGLRRYRPIQSDVVARCMVESALDSEFSPSVKILESDEIAVGR from the coding sequence ATGAAAAAATGGAATGTCTTGATGGCCGGCGGAAGTGGCCTGGTCGGCACTGCAGCAACGCAGCTACTGCTTGCCGATCCTCGACGCAGCGAGCTCTATTCCATACTGCGAAAGCCGGCTCCGTCTGGCGTGCAGCGCATCGCCCTTGATTCGCTCGAACAGACTACCTTGCCGAACATAGATGTCGTCTGTATCGCCCTTGGAACGACCATAAAAAAAGCCGGATCACAGCAGGCCTTTCGGCAGGTGGACTATGACCTTGTGTTAACCGTAGCACAGAAAGCCCGACAATCTGGGGCACGACGCTGTGTTGTCATTACGGCTCTCGGCTCTGATGCGAAGTCGTCGATCTTCTATAACCGGGTAAAGGGCGAGGTGGAGCAGGCCTTGCAGGCGATGGGCTTCGAGCAGCTTGTCATACTGCGTCCTTCTCTGCTGCTTGGAGATCGACAGGAATCCAGAACGGGCGAAAGCCTGGGCCAGCTTGTAGCTCCGCTTCTCTCGCCTTTTCTGATCGGCGGACTGCGTCGCTATCGTCCGATTCAGTCCGATGTCGTAGCCCGGTGTATGGTAGAGTCGGCTCTTGATTCCGAATTTTCGCCGTCTGTAAAGATCCTTGAATCAGACGAGATCGCTGTAGGGCGGTAA
- a CDS encoding flagellar filament outer layer protein FlaA: MRLVLALLLGIAATSLSARSYPPAYDAPASVRAWQELAKDDRYRILTVEPFEDRPYRPYAPSTELADIRYLYDSSDEEAFRFESMLTGQERESRRSLLVMTSFTVPGRQIFQFKPIEPIRIEGQPYRLAVWVRSQEYLHRLEFLFRNADGRLIRVDAGRLYWKGWRRLDLTLPAELHRMGRRITHRTGAAFEGIVIYSHPKSDPGAISLQFDSLLILSDFSGLRYPGGEVVDEW, from the coding sequence GTGAGGCTTGTACTTGCACTTCTGCTCGGCATAGCGGCGACGTCGCTGTCGGCGCGTTCGTATCCGCCGGCCTATGATGCGCCTGCAAGCGTGCGCGCCTGGCAGGAGCTTGCAAAGGACGATCGCTACCGCATCCTCACCGTCGAGCCCTTCGAAGACAGGCCTTACCGACCCTATGCTCCATCGACAGAGCTGGCCGACATCCGCTACCTCTATGACTCGAGCGACGAAGAGGCCTTTCGATTTGAATCCATGCTCACCGGGCAGGAGCGCGAGAGCCGTCGCAGCCTGCTTGTGATGACCTCGTTCACCGTTCCGGGGCGTCAGATCTTTCAATTTAAGCCTATCGAACCCATCCGCATCGAAGGGCAGCCTTACAGACTGGCCGTCTGGGTGCGCAGTCAGGAATACCTGCACCGCCTGGAGTTTCTGTTCCGCAATGCAGACGGCCGCCTGATCAGGGTCGATGCCGGCCGTCTTTACTGGAAGGGCTGGCGACGCCTCGATCTGACGCTGCCGGCGGAGTTACACCGCATGGGCCGGCGCATCACACACCGCACCGGAGCCGCTTTTGAGGGCATTGTGATCTACTCGCACCCCAAGTCCGATCCTGGAGCCATATCTCTGCAGTTTGATAGCCTGCTCATTCTCAGCGACTTCTCGGGGCTCCGGTATCCAGGCGGAGAAGTCGTCGACGAATGGTGA
- a CDS encoding pseudouridine synthase yields MNSENFEKPESRMKEEPVLPAAQKEPRLIHSDPDFLIFYKPEDLSFYEDGKKHDLLKAIRRMEEEGRIPEGERLFPVHRLDRITSGLLLFARGRNNANLLGNEFRHNRIHKVYVALSLHPPKKRHGFIEGDIVKSRRGTYKLAHTMEFPSRTRFTSRSIPDRRPGMRLFLVKPETGKTHQVRVILKSLGSPILGDPFYDRFDAARAEDRTYLHALALSFRLGNKEHRFFHLPESGAEYLTPQFSQTLASFGDVFQIKWPGKETVAVDPSVRRADARHTGFPVRGKTTGRQDATERPTGARKSRPGRRERRSRNH; encoded by the coding sequence ATGAACAGCGAAAACTTCGAAAAACCCGAGAGCCGAATGAAAGAAGAGCCCGTTCTGCCGGCCGCGCAGAAAGAGCCGCGACTCATTCATTCCGATCCCGATTTTCTTATATTCTACAAGCCTGAAGATCTATCGTTCTACGAAGACGGTAAGAAGCACGATCTTCTCAAGGCCATACGGCGCATGGAAGAAGAAGGGCGCATTCCCGAGGGAGAACGTCTCTTTCCCGTTCATCGCCTCGATCGGATAACGTCCGGGCTTTTGCTTTTCGCTCGCGGGCGCAACAACGCCAATCTGCTCGGCAATGAGTTCCGGCATAACCGCATTCATAAAGTCTATGTAGCGCTGTCGCTGCATCCGCCTAAAAAGCGTCACGGCTTCATCGAAGGCGATATCGTAAAAAGCCGGCGCGGCACCTACAAGCTTGCGCATACGATGGAGTTTCCTTCGCGCACACGGTTTACAAGCCGTTCGATTCCCGATCGCCGTCCCGGGATGCGTCTCTTTCTGGTGAAGCCTGAAACGGGAAAAACTCATCAGGTCAGGGTCATCCTGAAAAGCCTGGGCTCGCCCATTCTCGGCGATCCTTTCTACGATCGTTTCGACGCCGCTCGAGCCGAGGATCGCACGTATCTGCATGCGCTCGCCCTTTCCTTTCGTCTTGGCAATAAAGAGCATCGCTTCTTTCATCTGCCCGAATCCGGAGCGGAGTATCTTACGCCACAGTTTTCACAGACGCTTGCATCGTTCGGCGACGTCTTCCAGATAAAATGGCCGGGCAAAGAGACCGTTGCCGTGGACCCGTCTGTTCGCAGGGCCGATGCAAGACATACCGGCTTCCCGGTAAGGGGAAAGACAACGGGCCGCCAGGACGCTACGGAACGCCCAACCGGAGCCAGAAAGTCCCGGCCCGGACGTCGGGAAAGACGGTCAAGAAATCACTGA
- a CDS encoding carcinine hydrolase/isopenicillin-N N-acyltransferase family protein, whose translation MCDTFVATGSFTSSGNMIFGKNSDREPNESQSLEVHGPRRAQAKRRLTFIEIPDADAHAVLLCRPFHMFGAEMGLNEHGLVIGNEAVFTKLPRKKKNDGLTGMDLIRLALERAKTTDQAVEVITSLLEEYGQDACGGYEDRNMFYDNSFLIADGKTARVLETAGRYWASKQFDGYYAISNGLTIGEDFDLSSKELADRTLKDGLRRKSQPMHFAGVFSDTFYTTMGKCRVRRSLSEQRSSTLARSGFSVQEAMAVLRSHNPQHPNDPSRTGMGSLCLHASGLLTPSQTTASLVVEVGKQGLQTIFATGTSSPCISLFKPVAPPSAKHLLGIEADAPDRPTETGWATPGRVEDRSLWWQHEGLHRRILASYAELAPLVLPERDAAERRFTDGSESNVASLSEIAFSEHFRLLSLWKERVRDRLKSIAPPMRPLYRRYWSRRNAVLKEAL comes from the coding sequence ATGTGTGATACCTTTGTGGCCACGGGCTCCTTCACGTCCAGTGGGAATATGATCTTCGGTAAAAACTCCGACAGGGAGCCGAATGAATCGCAGTCTCTTGAGGTGCACGGTCCGCGCAGAGCGCAGGCAAAGCGCCGGCTGACCTTTATCGAGATTCCCGACGCCGACGCACATGCCGTCCTGCTCTGTCGTCCCTTTCATATGTTTGGCGCCGAGATGGGACTGAACGAGCACGGCCTTGTTATCGGCAACGAGGCCGTATTCACGAAGCTGCCTCGCAAAAAGAAGAACGACGGTCTGACGGGTATGGATTTAATCCGGCTGGCGCTGGAACGGGCGAAAACGACGGATCAGGCAGTCGAGGTCATCACATCGCTTCTTGAAGAATATGGTCAGGATGCGTGCGGCGGCTACGAAGACCGCAACATGTTCTATGATAATAGCTTTTTAATCGCCGACGGGAAGACGGCGCGGGTCCTTGAAACGGCAGGGCGCTACTGGGCCTCAAAACAATTCGATGGCTATTATGCCATCTCAAACGGCCTGACAATCGGCGAAGATTTTGATCTCAGCTCGAAGGAGCTGGCCGACCGAACGCTGAAAGATGGGTTACGTAGGAAATCGCAGCCCATGCATTTTGCCGGCGTTTTCTCTGATACCTTTTATACGACGATGGGCAAGTGCCGCGTGCGCCGTTCGCTCAGCGAGCAGAGAAGCTCCACACTGGCACGCAGCGGTTTCTCAGTGCAGGAGGCAATGGCCGTTCTGCGTTCGCATAACCCACAGCATCCGAATGATCCTTCACGAACGGGCATGGGTTCGCTATGCCTGCATGCGTCGGGGCTTCTTACGCCAAGCCAGACGACGGCCTCCCTTGTCGTCGAGGTCGGCAAACAGGGTTTACAGACGATCTTCGCCACCGGCACGTCGTCCCCCTGCATCTCGCTTTTCAAACCTGTGGCGCCGCCCTCTGCGAAGCATCTGCTTGGTATCGAGGCCGATGCTCCCGATCGTCCGACAGAGACGGGATGGGCCACTCCAGGCCGTGTGGAAGACCGCTCTCTCTGGTGGCAGCATGAAGGCCTGCACCGTCGCATCCTGGCATCGTACGCCGAGCTCGCTCCGCTTGTGTTGCCCGAGCGTGATGCAGCGGAACGACGCTTTACGGACGGCAGCGAATCCAATGTTGCATCGCTGAGCGAAATTGCTTTCAGCGAACACTTTCGACTGCTCTCGCTCTGGAAAGAAAGAGTACGGGATCGGCTGAAAAGCATCGCCCCGCCCATGCGTCCGCTCTATCGCCGTTACTGGAGTCGTAGAAACGCCGTGCTCAAAGAGGCGCTCTGA
- a CDS encoding sulfurtransferase, translating into MKTMSEQGVKLGWGFLTAEIEEDALLLDCRGEEAFAVSTIRGAYSAASIRKAHGSGPNSMLKLSGFVKSIQKLAEDKKSVLIFDEGMGMFAGKMAWVLKSAGMKNVMILGRRFSDLDSSDLGPGKEVLLEQELKSPINFRGIVPISHVQTNLTRVQLVDVRSPEEYEGTLPRLVTPEPGSRCGRIPGSVNYDWRLIYDEAGNIRSRVEVGRELRAAGLIPERPTILYDFNGARASMMAFLFQECNYRHVEVFLGSWMEWRKTRLPAQNARIWNP; encoded by the coding sequence ATGAAAACGATGAGTGAACAGGGTGTAAAGCTGGGCTGGGGCTTCCTCACCGCAGAGATTGAGGAAGATGCCCTTCTGCTGGATTGTCGCGGCGAAGAGGCCTTTGCCGTGTCGACGATTCGCGGAGCATACAGCGCGGCGAGCATTCGCAAGGCGCATGGTTCCGGTCCGAATTCGATGCTGAAGCTATCGGGCTTTGTGAAATCGATTCAGAAGCTGGCAGAGGATAAAAAGAGCGTCCTTATCTTTGATGAAGGTATGGGCATGTTTGCCGGCAAGATGGCCTGGGTTTTGAAAAGCGCCGGCATGAAAAACGTGATGATTCTCGGTCGGCGTTTCTCTGATCTGGATTCCTCTGATCTCGGCCCGGGAAAAGAGGTTTTGCTCGAACAGGAGCTGAAGTCGCCGATCAACTTTCGCGGCATCGTGCCCATCAGCCACGTGCAGACGAACCTGACCCGCGTGCAGCTCGTCGATGTGCGATCGCCAGAAGAATACGAAGGAACTCTTCCACGCCTTGTAACTCCGGAACCCGGTTCGCGTTGCGGTCGTATTCCAGGGTCGGTGAACTATGACTGGCGATTGATCTATGACGAAGCCGGTAATATTCGCTCGCGTGTTGAAGTGGGTCGCGAGCTTCGAGCGGCGGGATTGATTCCCGAACGTCCGACCATCCTCTATGACTTCAACGGCGCTCGCGCCTCGATGATGGCCTTCCTCTTTCAGGAATGTAACTACAGGCATGTTGAGGTCTTCCTCGGTTCCTGGATGGAATGGCGAAAGACCCGACTCCCGGCTCAGAACGCCCGCATCTGGAATCCCTGA
- the metG gene encoding methionine--tRNA ligase gives MADQTSSKAVLVTSALPYANGPIHLGHLVEYIQTDIWVRFQRMNGREAYYFCADDTHGTAVMLAAKKRGITPEELVGEVQKEHYRDLTAFGVRFDNYYTTNSPENKELASAIYLSAKEKGHIARRDVRQLYCENDKMFLPDRFVKGICPKCGTADQYGDSCEVCGSAYRPEDLKEPRCAVCGTAPVSKEEAHLFFKLGDFQEYLQSWMQGRVDEGVRRKMQEWMEQGLRDWDISRDGPYFGFEIPGEKNKYFYVWLDAPVGYMASALNYFRSTGRPELFDRFWKSEETEVYHFIGKDIVYFHTLFWPAMLKAGGFRPPTAVFVHGFLTINGEKMSKSRGTLIRAETYLKHLDPQALRYFYASRLGPNLDDLDLSGVDFLAKYNSAVVGNFANLFSRLCTKIADTLDRRLSAAPSAEGRELCKKLLERKDEIIAAYADRNTNKALRIIESLGDEVNRFVAAREPWKLVKSDVEGTRQVITDALNAGWILSYYLRPVLPVFADGVAELLALPAEWTGFFEDLNHNDPLYLPANHEIRPYRHLASRIADTELQAMLDAEKQAAGEVMTEKKASAEKAEKAAVQVEESGLISIDDLGKVELRAARIAEASLVEGADKLLRIGLDVGEERLRNVFAGIRVAYKPEELVGLTVVCVANLAPRKMKFGVSEAMLLATGEGESLTLFVPHRQAKPGDRLR, from the coding sequence ATGGCCGATCAGACTTCGTCGAAAGCGGTGCTTGTTACATCCGCTCTGCCGTATGCGAACGGGCCGATTCATCTCGGCCATCTTGTGGAGTATATTCAGACTGATATCTGGGTGCGCTTTCAGCGCATGAACGGACGTGAGGCATATTACTTTTGCGCCGACGACACACATGGTACGGCGGTGATGCTTGCGGCAAAGAAGCGCGGCATCACGCCCGAAGAGCTTGTCGGCGAAGTGCAGAAAGAACACTACCGCGATCTGACCGCCTTCGGCGTAAGATTTGATAACTATTATACGACGAATTCTCCCGAGAATAAAGAGCTTGCTTCGGCCATCTATCTCAGCGCGAAAGAGAAAGGGCATATTGCTCGTCGCGATGTGCGGCAGTTATACTGCGAGAACGATAAGATGTTTTTGCCCGACCGTTTCGTCAAAGGCATCTGCCCGAAATGCGGCACCGCCGATCAATACGGAGATTCCTGCGAGGTATGCGGCTCGGCTTACAGGCCGGAGGATCTGAAAGAACCGCGCTGCGCCGTATGCGGTACTGCGCCCGTTTCAAAAGAAGAGGCGCATCTTTTCTTCAAACTCGGTGACTTTCAGGAGTATCTGCAGAGCTGGATGCAGGGCCGCGTCGATGAAGGTGTGCGTCGCAAGATGCAGGAATGGATGGAGCAGGGGCTGCGCGACTGGGATATCAGCCGCGACGGGCCATACTTCGGTTTCGAGATTCCAGGCGAGAAGAATAAATACTTCTATGTATGGCTCGATGCTCCGGTGGGTTATATGGCGTCGGCTTTGAATTACTTCCGCTCGACGGGAAGGCCCGAGTTATTCGACCGATTCTGGAAGAGCGAAGAGACCGAGGTCTATCACTTCATCGGCAAAGATATCGTTTACTTTCATACGCTGTTCTGGCCGGCAATGCTGAAGGCCGGCGGATTCCGTCCGCCGACGGCCGTATTCGTGCATGGCTTCCTCACGATAAACGGCGAAAAGATGTCGAAATCACGCGGAACGTTGATCCGCGCCGAGACGTATTTAAAACATCTGGATCCGCAAGCGCTGCGTTATTTCTACGCATCGCGGCTCGGGCCTAACCTTGACGATCTCGATCTTTCAGGAGTCGACTTTCTGGCGAAGTATAACTCTGCCGTCGTCGGCAACTTCGCCAATCTCTTCTCACGGCTCTGCACGAAAATCGCCGACACGCTGGACCGTCGCCTCTCTGCCGCTCCCTCTGCGGAAGGCAGGGAGCTGTGCAAAAAGCTTCTTGAGCGCAAAGACGAGATCATTGCCGCCTACGCCGATCGTAATACGAATAAGGCATTGCGCATCATCGAATCGCTCGGCGACGAGGTGAATCGTTTTGTCGCCGCAAGAGAGCCCTGGAAGCTTGTGAAAAGCGACGTCGAAGGAACGCGTCAGGTCATTACCGACGCCTTAAACGCCGGCTGGATTCTTTCTTATTATCTGCGTCCCGTGCTTCCGGTTTTTGCGGATGGCGTGGCCGAGCTGCTCGCTCTGCCTGCGGAGTGGACGGGATTCTTTGAGGATCTGAATCATAACGATCCGCTTTATCTTCCGGCGAATCATGAGATCCGTCCGTACAGACATCTTGCTTCGCGCATCGCCGATACGGAGCTTCAGGCCATGCTTGATGCAGAAAAACAGGCTGCAGGAGAGGTCATGACAGAGAAAAAAGCCAGTGCCGAAAAGGCCGAGAAGGCGGCCGTTCAGGTCGAAGAATCGGGCCTGATCAGCATCGACGATCTCGGTAAGGTGGAGCTTCGCGCCGCCCGTATCGCCGAGGCCTCGCTTGTCGAAGGAGCCGACAAGCTGCTTCGCATCGGCCTTGACGTCGGCGAAGAAAGGCTACGCAACGTATTCGCCGGCATTCGTGTCGCCTACAAGCCCGAAGAGTTAGTCGGCCTCACCGTCGTCTGCGTGGCGAACCTTGCTCCGCGCAAGATGAAGTTCGGCGTTTCAGAGGCGATGCTGCTTGCAACCGGCGAGGGAGAATCGCTCACGCTGTTTGTGCCGCATCGTCAGGCGAAGCCGGGCGACCGACTGCGTTGA
- a CDS encoding DegT/DnrJ/EryC1/StrS family aminotransferase, which yields MTRSTALPFARPDITDEEKEAVLRVLDSGWLTQGKETDLLEEEFARYTGAANAVAVNSATAALHLGLVGMGLKGGEAVLVPALTFTATAEVVHRCGALPLLVDVDPQSYLITVETIERFLDAECHRDERGLVHTASGARIRGIICMHYGGRSCDLEALQELCRREGWFLGEDAAHAFGTLYRGTPIGQHGDFCAFSFYATKNMTTGEGGMLTTPHDTVAHRCRRLRLHGIETPAHRRKNYYYDVVDEGFKYNLSDISAAIGRVQMRRHDSMMMRRRRIHETYSAHFAGLEGVRPCPDSSGSSHHLYTIEIDPALSGRDDFSAAIESHNVRTGLHFIPLYRMSHYRIRYGREEAGLEEDSWKKRYPGSERIFERILSLPIYSSMSDDDIQDVVKAVKAAHATMQDELRQKNPG from the coding sequence ATGACTCGCAGCACCGCACTTCCCTTTGCCCGTCCCGATATCACCGACGAAGAGAAGGAGGCCGTGCTCCGCGTCCTCGACTCCGGCTGGTTAACGCAGGGAAAAGAAACCGATCTACTTGAAGAGGAGTTTGCCCGCTACACCGGCGCGGCCAACGCCGTAGCCGTGAACTCGGCGACCGCCGCTCTACATCTTGGTCTCGTCGGCATGGGTCTCAAAGGCGGTGAGGCCGTCCTGGTTCCTGCTCTCACCTTTACGGCCACTGCCGAAGTCGTGCATCGCTGCGGAGCGCTGCCTCTGCTTGTCGATGTCGATCCGCAGAGCTATCTCATCACCGTCGAGACGATCGAACGCTTTCTCGATGCCGAATGCCATCGTGACGAACGCGGACTCGTACACACGGCAAGCGGTGCCCGGATTCGCGGCATCATCTGCATGCATTACGGCGGACGCAGCTGCGACCTTGAGGCGCTCCAGGAGCTCTGCCGACGCGAAGGATGGTTCCTCGGTGAAGACGCCGCCCATGCCTTCGGCACGCTGTACCGCGGAACGCCGATCGGTCAGCACGGGGATTTCTGCGCCTTCAGCTTCTATGCTACAAAGAATATGACGACCGGAGAAGGCGGAATGCTGACAACGCCACATGATACGGTCGCACATCGCTGCCGGCGGTTGCGTCTGCACGGCATTGAAACTCCGGCGCATCGCCGTAAGAATTATTATTATGACGTCGTCGACGAAGGATTCAAATACAACCTCTCCGATATTTCAGCGGCCATCGGGCGAGTACAGATGCGTCGTCATGACTCTATGATGATGCGTCGCCGTCGCATCCATGAAACATACAGCGCTCATTTTGCCGGGCTTGAAGGCGTCCGCCCCTGCCCGGATTCCAGCGGCTCGTCGCATCACCTCTATACGATCGAGATCGATCCGGCGTTAAGCGGGCGCGACGATTTTTCGGCCGCCATCGAGTCGCATAACGTAAGAACCGGACTGCATTTTATTCCCCTCTATCGCATGAGCCATTACCGAATTCGCTACGGACGCGAAGAGGCCGGTCTTGAAGAAGATTCCTGGAAGAAGCGTTATCCTGGAAGTGAGCGCATCTTCGAGCGCATCCTTTCGCTACCTATCTATTCGAGTATGTCGGATGATGATATTCAGGATGTCGTGAAGGCCGTGAAAGCGGCGCATGCGACGATGCAGGACGAGCTCCGACAGAAAAACCCAGGCTGA
- the mgtE gene encoding magnesium transporter gives MAEFREKEETEEPARLLDPERLSFTRDDPEWEDHLRALLARSDDSELKSFVSDLYTSDIAHFFEKLSFEESDRLFKLLDPEEQGLLLLELDDNIKERFLDHLSHEELATIVGEQQSDTAADILGELDDEQRGRILSRLDPDDRFEVSELLGYPEGTAGSIMAREFVSVLETDTVKKAIANVRRISRETDDIYNVFVVDKAGRYRGHISLRRLILTRPSTRVKKIMEEELLPLPATMDVEEVANSFTRYDFITAPVVDERGVLIGRITADDILEVMQDEASEDFLRMGGVSAEETLKTPVWRAAAVRVLWLTINLATAFLAASIVRFFEDTIEKVVILAALMPIVAGMGGNAASQTMAFTIRNLALGEISKQGSRRVVFREMGIGLINGLSLGIFAGLLVFMLTHHVILSGLISFALFGNMLIAAAIGSSVPILLQKWNIDPAIGSSIFVTTCTDMGGFFFLLGMARLLLPFLLSGIQ, from the coding sequence ATGGCAGAGTTCCGGGAAAAAGAGGAAACGGAAGAGCCTGCCCGGCTGCTTGATCCCGAGCGGCTCTCTTTTACTCGAGATGATCCGGAATGGGAGGATCATCTTCGCGCTCTGCTTGCCCGCTCTGACGACTCCGAGCTGAAAAGCTTTGTTTCTGATCTTTATACATCTGATATCGCCCACTTCTTTGAGAAGCTGAGCTTTGAAGAAAGCGACCGACTTTTTAAGTTACTCGACCCTGAAGAACAGGGCCTTCTTCTCCTTGAGCTCGACGACAACATCAAAGAACGCTTCCTCGATCATCTGAGCCATGAAGAACTGGCCACCATCGTCGGTGAGCAGCAATCCGACACGGCCGCCGACATCCTGGGCGAGCTCGACGACGAACAACGCGGACGCATCCTTTCTCGCCTCGATCCCGACGATCGATTCGAGGTAAGCGAGCTGCTCGGCTACCCGGAAGGTACGGCCGGCTCGATCATGGCGCGGGAGTTTGTATCGGTTCTCGAAACCGATACGGTGAAGAAGGCTATCGCCAATGTGCGGCGTATCTCGCGCGAAACCGACGACATCTATAACGTATTCGTCGTCGATAAGGCCGGGCGCTACCGCGGCCACATCTCCCTTCGTCGGCTGATCCTCACCCGTCCGTCGACGCGCGTGAAAAAGATCATGGAAGAGGAGCTACTTCCTCTACCGGCGACGATGGACGTCGAAGAGGTGGCGAACTCCTTCACGCGATACGACTTTATTACGGCGCCCGTCGTCGATGAGCGCGGCGTTCTCATCGGACGCATCACCGCCGACGACATCCTCGAGGTCATGCAGGACGAAGCCTCAGAGGACTTTCTGCGCATGGGCGGCGTCTCGGCCGAAGAGACGCTGAAGACGCCGGTCTGGCGGGCGGCTGCCGTTCGCGTACTCTGGTTGACCATCAACCTGGCCACGGCCTTTCTCGCCGCCTCCATCGTTCGCTTCTTTGAAGATACGATCGAAAAGGTCGTTATCCTGGCCGCTCTTATGCCCATCGTCGCCGGTATGGGCGGCAATGCGGCCTCGCAGACGATGGCCTTTACGATTCGCAATCTGGCGCTCGGCGAAATCTCCAAACAGGGATCACGCCGCGTCGTCTTTCGCGAGATGGGCATCGGGCTCATCAACGGCCTCTCTCTAGGAATCTTTGCCGGCCTTCTTGTCTTTATGCTCACGCACCACGTAATCCTCTCCGGTCTCATCTCGTTCGCTCTGTTCGGGAACATGCTCATAGCGGCCGCCATCGGTTCCTCCGTGCCGATACTGCTTCAGAAATGGAACATCGACCCCGCCATCGGATCAAGCATCTTCGTCACGACATGCACCGATATGGGCGGATTCTTTTTTCTGCTTGGTATGGCACGGCTTCTCCTGCCCTTTCTTCTTTCAGGAATTCAGTAA
- a CDS encoding alpha/beta hydrolase: MKRLFLIVCVLLTALLSTACAQKTVGQLINERIVDPMASTRTIDVHLLTNRATTSRIAACSGDYFRNLPADRLHTAVCKVSVPAKHTIGALDVSEDRNPDRESYFLVGGYEHRAGDSIYDAASAAKEVMLFVHGFNVPFEEAVLRAAQMKYDVKYQKPVFLFTWPAGSGEGLLDGILMNRTYLENQKHARESIGHLASVIKELKRRGVKVNLVVHSMGHQIAIPAILKLTREEKMSEFLNEVIFNAPDYPSGEFAVEAADVIRSARRVTVYCSPGDNALVASQKVNGNYRLGMCLRIDGIDMINVNEIDAPVLGIGGLGHGYYSGRAILVDLYQTLDGVDAEKRLFIRQSTSRMENYVLRQ; the protein is encoded by the coding sequence ATGAAACGCCTCTTCTTGATCGTCTGTGTTCTCCTGACCGCCCTTCTTTCGACGGCCTGCGCCCAGAAAACGGTCGGTCAGTTGATCAACGAACGCATCGTCGATCCCATGGCCTCGACCCGCACCATAGACGTTCATCTGCTCACAAACAGAGCCACAACATCGCGCATCGCCGCATGCAGCGGAGATTACTTTCGCAATCTGCCCGCTGATCGACTGCATACGGCCGTCTGTAAGGTCAGCGTGCCGGCAAAGCATACGATCGGCGCTCTCGACGTTTCAGAGGATCGTAATCCCGATCGCGAGTCATATTTTCTGGTCGGCGGATACGAGCACAGAGCCGGCGATTCGATCTATGACGCCGCCTCTGCTGCGAAAGAGGTGATGTTATTCGTGCACGGCTTTAACGTTCCTTTTGAAGAGGCCGTTCTTCGCGCCGCGCAGATGAAGTATGACGTGAAATACCAGAAGCCCGTCTTCCTCTTCACCTGGCCGGCCGGTTCAGGCGAGGGATTGCTCGACGGCATATTGATGAACCGAACCTACCTGGAGAATCAGAAGCATGCACGAGAGTCGATCGGGCATCTTGCCTCGGTCATCAAAGAGCTAAAACGAAGAGGCGTGAAGGTCAACCTTGTCGTTCACTCGATGGGGCATCAGATAGCGATCCCCGCCATACTGAAGCTTACGCGCGAAGAGAAGATGTCGGAGTTCCTGAACGAGGTGATCTTTAATGCTCCCGATTACCCGTCGGGCGAATTCGCCGTTGAAGCGGCCGATGTGATTCGATCGGCAAGACGCGTCACCGTCTACTGTTCGCCCGGTGATAACGCCCTTGTAGCCTCACAGAAAGTGAACGGGAATTACCGACTGGGCATGTGTCTACGCATCGACGGCATCGATATGATCAACGTCAACGAGATCGACGCCCCCGTTCTTGGCATCGGCGGCCTCGGCCACGGATACTATTCGGGTCGGGCCATTCTCGTCGATCTGTATCAAACGCTTGATGGCGTGGACGCCGAGAAGCGGCTCTTTATCAGGCAGAGCACGTCGCGCATGGAAAACTACGTCCTCAGACAATAG